In a single window of the Candidatus Eisenbacteria bacterium genome:
- a CDS encoding M61 family metallopeptidase, translating into MMRYFARLLAAALLAALAGGGLPRPVLGADSITLFADLTEAPRRIIHARLGIPARPGPVTLFYPKWIPGEHGPTGPIVNLAGLTITSNGKTVPWRRDDVEMYAIHVSVPGGAKSLDLSYDFLLSGEEEGFTFGASSTANLAVLNWNQVLLYPTGIPLDSLIYTATLRLPAGWKYGTALPVARESGGSVEFKPAPIVTLIDSPVLAGRYFRTIALAPEITPRHVIHIAADSREAIEMPREVEEHYSQLVREAGATFGARHYREYHFLLTLSDHVPSFGLEHHESSDNRVKERTLIDEDQRLRSADLLPHEFAHSWNGKHRRPADLATPNYEVPMKTDLLWVYEGLTEYLGWLFAARSGLLTPEQAREYLASVAAELENEPGRTWRPLLDTAVSAQFLYGSGWPWSSWRRGVDFYNESLLFWLEADAIIRNESKGARSLDDFCRRFHGGEGGAPVVRPYTFEDVVSTMNDVQPYDWRKFFSERVTEVRPHAPLGGIERGGWKLTYADSASAYQKSLEKARKRVDLRYSIGLYLNDEGEILDLLPRSPAAKAGLGPGMKLTAVNGRKWTADAIHEAIRAAARSRSAIEILAQNGDFYASYRIDYVGGERYPRLVRVTEVPDLLGVDLASHAAGGAAKKP; encoded by the coding sequence ATGATGCGATATTTCGCGCGGTTGTTGGCAGCAGCTCTCCTCGCGGCCCTCGCCGGGGGCGGTCTTCCGCGGCCCGTCCTTGGCGCCGATTCGATCACGCTCTTCGCGGATCTGACCGAGGCGCCGCGCAGGATCATCCACGCGCGTCTCGGGATTCCGGCGCGGCCAGGGCCGGTCACCCTTTTCTACCCCAAGTGGATCCCCGGCGAGCACGGCCCGACGGGGCCGATCGTGAACCTGGCCGGTCTCACGATCACATCGAACGGGAAGACGGTGCCGTGGCGGCGCGACGATGTGGAAATGTACGCGATCCATGTCTCGGTGCCGGGCGGTGCCAAAAGCCTCGATCTGTCGTACGACTTTCTTCTCTCGGGGGAGGAGGAGGGGTTCACCTTTGGAGCGTCTTCCACCGCGAACCTGGCCGTCCTGAATTGGAACCAGGTCCTCCTCTACCCGACCGGGATCCCGCTGGACAGTCTGATCTACACGGCGACCCTCCGTCTTCCCGCGGGATGGAAGTACGGGACCGCGCTTCCGGTCGCGAGGGAGTCGGGCGGTTCGGTCGAGTTCAAGCCGGCGCCGATCGTGACGCTCATCGACTCGCCGGTCCTTGCGGGCCGCTATTTTCGTACGATCGCGCTCGCGCCCGAGATCACGCCGCGCCACGTGATCCACATCGCGGCGGACAGCCGGGAAGCGATCGAGATGCCTCGAGAGGTCGAGGAGCACTATTCGCAGCTCGTTCGGGAGGCGGGCGCGACGTTCGGCGCGCGTCACTACCGCGAATACCACTTCCTCTTGACCCTGAGCGATCACGTGCCCTCGTTCGGGTTGGAGCATCACGAGTCGAGCGACAATCGTGTGAAGGAACGAACGTTGATCGACGAGGATCAGAGGCTCCGGTCGGCGGACCTGCTTCCCCACGAGTTTGCCCACTCCTGGAACGGGAAACACCGCCGCCCCGCCGACCTCGCGACCCCGAACTACGAAGTGCCGATGAAGACCGATCTGCTGTGGGTGTACGAGGGCCTCACGGAGTACCTGGGGTGGCTGTTCGCGGCGCGGAGCGGACTCTTGACCCCCGAGCAGGCGCGCGAATACCTCGCGAGCGTGGCCGCCGAGCTGGAAAACGAGCCGGGCCGGACCTGGCGGCCGCTCCTCGACACCGCGGTCTCGGCGCAGTTCCTCTACGGCTCCGGGTGGCCCTGGTCCTCCTGGCGGCGCGGCGTCGACTTTTACAACGAGAGTCTTCTCTTTTGGCTGGAGGCCGACGCGATCATCCGAAACGAGAGCAAGGGCGCCCGATCACTGGATGACTTCTGCCGCCGCTTTCATGGAGGGGAGGGGGGCGCGCCGGTGGTGAGGCCCTACACGTTCGAGGATGTGGTCTCGACGATGAACGACGTTCAACCCTACGACTGGCGGAAGTTTTTCAGCGAGCGCGTCACCGAGGTGAGGCCGCACGCGCCGCTGGGTGGAATCGAGCGCGGCGGATGGAAGCTCACCTACGCCGACTCCGCATCGGCATATCAGAAAAGCCTTGAAAAGGCCAGGAAGCGGGTCGACCTACGCTACTCCATCGGACTCTATCTCAACGACGAGGGGGAAATCCTGGATCTCCTGCCCAGGAGCCCGGCCGCGAAGGCGGGGCTCGGCCCGGGAATGAAGCTGACGGCGGTGAACGGCCGGAAGTGGACGGCGGACGCGATCCATGAGGCGATTCGGGCTGCCGCGCGCTCCCGGAGCGCGATCGAGATCCTGGCGCAAAACGGGGATTTCTACGCGTCCTATCGAATCGACTACGTGGGTGGAGAGCGATATCCGCGGCTCGTGCGGGTGACAGAGGTGCCCGATCTGCTCGGGGTCGATCTCGCGTCGCACGCCGCAGGAGGCGCTGCCAAGAAACCCTAG
- the feoB gene encoding ferrous iron transport protein B encodes MSIPSELAEVESKPAVRLELRDPAPRRSRRKLVAIAGGPNCGKSTLFNKLTGLRQKVANYPGVTVEKKAGFCALRSGSVLELLDLPGTYSLRPGSPDEVVVRDVLLGVQAHTPLPDLTLLVLDSTCLDRQLYLCMQLIEIGRPVLVALNMMDTARDEGLDIDAGLLSRALGAPVVPISARTGSGIAQLMEAMEREVPPPRPVTRGLPEPLRDAAERIARMLAPVGPLAALSRFHVAMALLLDEGEEDSLIDAAPIPARREVMTLRARLDAEIPEWRSHEPIGHYHAIEELVRKATLRVKPEAKLRERIDRVLTHRVLGPLIFVLLMAVVFQSVFMWATPIMNAIDAGVSALGRFIAPALPAGPIRSLVVDGAIAGVGAVVTFVPQIAILFLFISLMEDSGYLARGAFIMDRLMRGVGLSGRAFIPLLSSFACAIPGIMATRTIDNRRDRLTTILIAPFMSCSARLPVYALLIGAFIPNRTVGFLNLPGLVLFSLYVLGILAAVLVAWALKRTALRGSRPLYVMELPPYRLPSLRSVLLTVRDRAGLFVQKAGTVILAVSIVLWFLASYPKSPGRVLPLEKRLEAVEDDAAKAAARGWAAEAGAKKAEAAQIQNEIAGISLRDSFAGRAGRLIEPAIAPLGFDWKIGIALLSSFAAREVMVSTMATVYNLGDVDQTSVSLREKLRHAENPRGGKAYSPLMAVSLMVFFVLACQCMSTVAVVRRETNSWRWPIFMVVMMNGLAWIASLAVYQGGKLMGLG; translated from the coding sequence ATGTCGATCCCTTCTGAGCTTGCGGAAGTCGAATCGAAGCCCGCGGTCCGCCTCGAGCTCCGCGACCCCGCTCCACGACGGAGCCGGCGCAAGCTGGTCGCGATCGCCGGCGGCCCGAACTGCGGGAAGTCCACCCTCTTCAACAAGCTCACCGGGTTACGGCAGAAGGTAGCGAACTACCCGGGCGTCACGGTGGAGAAGAAGGCGGGTTTTTGCGCGCTTCGCTCCGGAAGTGTGCTGGAGCTGCTCGACCTGCCCGGCACCTACAGCCTGCGGCCCGGGTCCCCCGACGAAGTCGTGGTGCGCGACGTGCTCCTGGGCGTCCAGGCCCACACGCCGCTTCCCGATCTCACGCTCCTCGTGCTCGACTCCACGTGTCTCGATCGCCAGCTCTACCTCTGCATGCAGCTGATCGAAATCGGAAGACCGGTTCTCGTAGCGCTCAACATGATGGATACCGCGCGGGACGAGGGGCTCGATATTGACGCCGGTCTCCTCTCGCGCGCTCTGGGCGCCCCGGTCGTCCCCATTTCGGCCCGAACCGGAAGCGGCATCGCCCAGCTGATGGAAGCCATGGAGCGCGAGGTCCCGCCTCCGCGGCCCGTGACGCGCGGCCTTCCCGAGCCGCTTCGAGACGCGGCGGAGCGGATTGCGCGGATGCTCGCGCCCGTAGGGCCCCTTGCGGCGTTGAGCCGCTTTCATGTCGCGATGGCGCTCCTCCTCGACGAAGGGGAGGAGGACTCGCTCATCGATGCGGCCCCGATCCCCGCACGGCGGGAGGTCATGACGCTCCGCGCGCGGCTCGACGCGGAAATTCCAGAGTGGCGCTCCCACGAGCCCATCGGCCATTACCACGCGATCGAAGAGCTGGTCCGGAAGGCCACGCTTCGGGTCAAACCCGAGGCGAAGCTCCGGGAGCGGATCGACCGCGTGCTGACCCACCGCGTGCTCGGCCCTCTGATTTTCGTTCTCCTGATGGCCGTCGTCTTCCAGTCGGTCTTCATGTGGGCGACACCGATCATGAACGCGATCGACGCAGGGGTATCGGCGCTCGGCCGGTTCATCGCCCCGGCGCTCCCGGCGGGGCCGATCCGTTCCCTCGTCGTGGACGGCGCGATCGCCGGCGTGGGCGCCGTCGTGACCTTCGTCCCCCAGATCGCGATCCTTTTCCTCTTCATCTCGCTCATGGAGGACTCCGGCTACTTGGCGCGCGGGGCGTTCATCATGGACCGACTCATGCGCGGCGTTGGGCTCTCCGGACGCGCCTTCATCCCGCTCCTCTCCTCCTTCGCATGCGCCATTCCCGGGATCATGGCTACCCGTACGATCGACAACCGGCGCGACCGTTTGACGACGATCCTCATCGCGCCGTTCATGTCCTGCAGCGCGAGGCTTCCCGTTTACGCGCTCCTGATCGGAGCCTTCATCCCGAATCGCACGGTCGGATTCCTGAACCTCCCCGGGCTCGTGCTCTTCTCCCTCTACGTATTGGGAATTCTGGCCGCGGTGCTCGTGGCGTGGGCATTGAAGCGCACCGCGCTCCGGGGAAGCCGTCCGCTCTACGTGATGGAATTGCCGCCCTATCGCCTTCCCTCCTTGCGTTCGGTGCTCCTCACCGTCCGGGACCGCGCCGGGCTCTTCGTCCAGAAAGCGGGCACGGTGATCCTCGCGGTCTCGATCGTGCTCTGGTTCCTCGCCTCCTATCCCAAGAGCCCGGGCCGGGTCCTTCCCCTCGAGAAACGGCTCGAGGCGGTCGAGGATGACGCGGCGAAAGCGGCCGCTCGCGGATGGGCCGCGGAGGCGGGCGCGAAGAAAGCCGAGGCGGCCCAGATCCAGAACGAGATCGCGGGCATCTCCCTTCGTGATTCCTTCGCGGGACGCGCGGGCCGTCTCATCGAGCCGGCGATCGCGCCCCTCGGATTCGATTGGAAGATCGGAATCGCGCTTCTCTCCTCGTTCGCGGCGCGTGAAGTCATGGTTTCGACGATGGCAACCGTCTACAACTTGGGGGACGTGGACCAGACGTCGGTTTCCCTGCGGGAGAAGCTGCGCCACGCCGAAAATCCGCGCGGGGGGAAAGCCTACTCCCCGCTCATGGCGGTGAGCCTCATGGTGTTTTTCGTGCTCGCCTGCCAATGCATGTCGACCGTCGCCGTCGTGCGCCGGGAGACGAACTCTTGGCGGTGGCCGATTTTCATGGTCGTGATGATGAACGGGCTCGCCTGGATCGCCTCCCTCGCGGTCTACCAAGGCGGAAAGCTCATGGGGTTAGGGTGA